The following DNA comes from Candidatus Peregrinibacteria bacterium.
GTGCTTCCAAATAAAAAAGGAAGATCGTTATCTTGCAATTCTCGCTCCACTTTTATTACCCAAAAGAGGCTCGCAATGCCGGCTCCCAAAAGAATATTGGCGACATTTGATCCTACTACATTTCCGGTGACAATTTCGGTGAGATCATTTTTTGGGGTAGATTTGAGAACAGAAACGAGAGATGTTGCGAGTTCTGGAAGGCTGGTGCCAATTCCCACAATAGTAATTCCAATAATAAAATGAGGAATTCTTAAATAAAATCCAAGACGCTCCGCATATTCAATAAAATAATCTGCGCTCTTCACGAGCATAATGAGCGAAATGAGGAATACAAAAAATGAGGAAATTAAAAGAGTAGATTCTGGGAAGAGGGAGAAGAGAAACTCAGACACAGCAATGTTGAAAAAGGAACATTTTCTATTTTCTCGGAAAGAAGGAGTGTTTGCAAAGAAATGTGTTTTTTCGGGAAAATGTACCCATGAAAATGTTCTCGTTTTTTACTTCGGAAAAATCGGAATGGCACGAGCTCACTTCTGATCTCGGAAGAGTTCTCACAGAAGAACATTGGAATTCTGGAATACTCCTCATATTCTCACCACATACTACTGGCAGTATTTTGCTCAATGAAAATTGCGATCCAGATGTTCAGCGAGATTTCTTGCTCAAAATGAACGAAGTATTTGCAGATGATCCACGATTTCGTCATATCGAAGGAAATTCCGACGCACACATAAAAACATCACTCACCGGAGCTTCTGCTTGCATTCCCGTGGAAAATGGAAAGCTGATGCTCGGAACATGGCAAGGCGTCTTTTTTTGTGAATGGGATGGACCCAGAAATCGAAAGGTGTTTCTCCAATTTGTTGGTTCATAAAAATGAGATTCCTCCTTATTTCCGGCATTAATCATGTATCTAAAAATTTTTTCTTCTGGACTCAGAACATCAAAAAAGGCATTCCTCAAAAGTGAGTACGTTTTGCTAGAAGATTTTTATTTTCATTTTGAAAAAGAGAAAACAGAATCGCTCCAACAAAAAGGAGAAGATATTTTAAACGATGGAAAAGAAACAATTATTTTTGCCCATTTATTTGGTGGAATTCTCGCAAAGGCAGTGCTCGCTAACACTTCCAAAAAAATGTTCCTCTTTTGGCAAACATGGCTTCGCCACACCGGTGGTATTCCAGCGGCGGCAAAACACCTTGATGCTTCGGTACCTTTTCTTACGTTTGGTGGATACTTAGATGGCATTGTTCCTTTTTCAGACGCAAAAATTGACGAAGTATCTCATGAAAATCTTTGGAGTGAATTATATCGTTTATGAAAAATAAATGAGGATATTTAAATACATATCTTTTGTTTTTTCTGTACTCCGATTCTCTCTTCCGATACTCTGCCCTGTGCCTTTTTTTCTCCTTGAAAAAAACTATTCGTCGTTGGGTCGAAATTATTGGAGGAACCTTTCTTATTCTTTTGGGAATTGTTGGGCTCGTTCTTCCGTTTCTTCAGGGAATTCTCTTTATTGTTCTTGGCGTTACTCTTATTTCTCCTGCTCACGGAAAGCGTCTTCTCGCGTATGTAAAGAAAAAATGGCACGATTTTCGAGAAAAGATAAAAAAATGAAGAATATTCCAGAAAAATTCTCCGTCTCCTCATTACCTCCTTCGTCGGGGAGGAGCGGAATTCTTTTTGTGGTAGCTACCCCCATTGGAAATCGTGAAGATATTACGCTTCGAGCACTT
Coding sequences within:
- a CDS encoding YjbQ family protein translates to MKMFSFFTSEKSEWHELTSDLGRVLTEEHWNSGILLIFSPHTTGSILLNENCDPDVQRDFLLKMNEVFADDPRFRHIEGNSDAHIKTSLTGASACIPVENGKLMLGTWQGVFFCEWDGPRNRKVFLQFVGS